A portion of the Kribbella jejuensis genome contains these proteins:
- a CDS encoding DinB family protein, translated as MTEVQRPSLTAAEREQLIGWLDLQRSFVRMKCAGLSEADAHRNVVPTSPLMTPAGLVAHLRWVEYSWFQLGIAGVPDTGQTPWTEGAHVDAEMFVDDVPLEQLLDEYDAECGQSNATIADLPLDTVEKGQPADKAASLRYVLCHMIEETARHVGHLDIIRELLDGTKGYTKQE; from the coding sequence ATGACCGAAGTACAACGTCCGTCGCTGACCGCCGCAGAGCGCGAACAGCTGATCGGATGGCTCGACCTGCAGCGTTCGTTCGTCCGGATGAAGTGCGCGGGGCTGAGCGAGGCGGATGCCCACCGCAACGTCGTACCCACCTCGCCGCTGATGACGCCGGCCGGCCTGGTCGCGCACCTGCGCTGGGTCGAGTATTCGTGGTTCCAGCTCGGGATCGCCGGCGTGCCGGACACCGGGCAGACGCCGTGGACCGAGGGCGCGCACGTCGACGCCGAGATGTTCGTCGACGACGTACCACTGGAGCAGTTGCTGGACGAGTACGACGCGGAGTGCGGGCAGTCGAACGCCACGATCGCCGACCTGCCGCTGGACACCGTCGAGAAGGGACAACCTGCTGACAAGGCAGCTTCTTTGCGGTACGTCCTGTGCCACATGATCGAGGAAACCGCCCGCCACGTCGGCCACCTCGACATCATCCGCGAACTCCTCGACGGCACGAAGGGTTACACGAAGCAGGAGTAA